Sequence from the Drosophila innubila isolate TH190305 chromosome 3L unlocalized genomic scaffold, UK_Dinn_1.0 0_D_3L, whole genome shotgun sequence genome:
TATTCATTTCATCTTAGTTGTAGTTGCCTAGTTTTAATTGCGTAGAAATGAACAAAAGTCCATCTCTAAATCGAGATATCGCTTTGAGTGTATTTGTGCCTGTGGTCATGTGCAACGCCTTTTAAGTTATGACGCATAcgatagttgttgttgttgttattgttgcttttgttgttgttgctgacccAACAGCTGTGGCCACAGCTGTTTTAGCGTGCGTTACAGCGAATTATGGTAGCAAAGCGAATTGCGGGGGACGTAGAATTTAGCTAGAGGAATGCTCGTTAAGAAAGAAACAAGTTTCGAAAACAAACTAACCGAATAAATTTGCAGGTTAACGGCACCGACAACGCTGTACATGGAGTATTTCGACAGCGCAATACGGACGAATTCGAAAGTATCAGACCTACAAACTCGGCAGGTAAAGCAAACGATCGTTTATACGATATTTTTATGTGGTACGAGTATTGCTCGAAAGTGAATGGTACTGCAAGTATTTAATGAATAGTTTGACAAAGACCTGatttctattaaatatatgactttacatttacatattatCTAACTTCAGTatgattatttgaaaaaagaaGGATTTCGTTCCTAGTAAACTTATTCCTCTAAGATATAAACAGACAATACTAAAACTATTCTTATTTGCAGCAAGTAAATATCTCACAGGAAGCGTACCAAATTTGACACTTGCCTCTTTAGCACCTCGGGAGCCCAAGGAAGTGCCCACTATACCGGAACTGTCTGGCACAGTTCCCTATCGAAATGGACCAGAGCCACAAGCGGCGCAACGTAGACGCCGAGAAGTGCATAGCGCCAACTATGAATATTATGCAACGCCACCAACGCGACAACCGCCTGCACCACCAGGAGCAGCAGATGCACCAGCAGCACCTCCAGCACCACTGACAGCTGCCGAGTCTGCTGTGGAGCAACTGGATATACCCAATTTCGATCATTTTGCTGAGAAATACGAGCTGATCAGTGCCAAGCCGGCTGAACACGGAGTGCCAAGAGAATCGCAGCTAGTCCACAAGGAGAACGGGCGTTATGTCAAATATGAGCGGGTCGATGATGTTCCAGAACTGCTGACCCCCGATGATGATCAGGCAGGAGCATCCATTTCAGTGGCTGCCATGGTGCATCATATACCAAAGGATTCACAGCAGGATCTCCAGCTGAAGTCCCAGATGACAATAGAGGAGGAACCCCAACTGGAACCAAAAACAATCCGCAACATTGAATTGAATAATCAGTTGCTTCCGCTGGAGCACACAGATTCGGCTTTCGTTGTGGAGATCATTGCGGGCACTCCAGATGCAATTGAGCAAACGGAGCCGGTGATAGCCCCGAAATTGTTTGATGATCTGGAAGTGACATCGCATCATCTGGATGCCGAATTTGAGCTAAAGCGATCCTCCTACGAAATGAACGAGGCGGACATTCTGGACATTCAGCCAGACTTTTCAGGATTGCAGCCGATTGAGCCAGCGCCAAGTAGTCCGCCAGGATTTGGCAAGAGCATTGATGAGGATTGGGAGAACTTTGAGAATCTAGATCATGTGACGGATTTGCCCGAGCCCAATTGGTCAGTGCATCCCGCTCTGCTGGAGTCGCCCTTGGAGGCAGAGAGTGAAACCAACTTAGAGTTGGAAAACGTGGTACAGCAGGAGACGCTCTTTCAGCAACTCGAGCTAATGGAGCCGACATCTGAGGTACCGCAATCGGAGCCGCCTCCATATGAGGCACGACTGCCTCCTCCCCCCATCCTACCCGACTACGAGTCCCTGATGCAGCAGGAAAAGTCAAAAACTCAACGAAATCTACCCAGATATGCGGATGTAGTGGGTCAGGATCGGGCAAACAATACAAAGTACGTGAGCAGCATAGAAGATCTCTTTGGTGAGCTGCAGGTAAATGGAGAAACGCTCACAGGCAATTCTACCCACGTGAGCAATTTCGAGGAGCTCTGCGAGGAACTGGAGATCGTTCCATCGCCAGTGCCAGCACGACGAGCACCTCAGCCAGCTCCCCGTGTCTCCAAGCCGACCACTCTCAATGCCCGAGGCGATGCACCGCCTCTGACATGCTACGAGCCCGAGGAACTGCCCAATTCCAGCTCAAGTGAAGAGGAAGCAGTTGGTCCGGCACCACAGACAcagccacaaccacaaccacttCCTGCCAAGCGACAGCGTCATGTGCGCTTCGATGTGGAGAACCTGCAATACTATCAGTCAGCTGAGGTGCCCAGCTCAAATGAGTCCGAAGTGGACTTTCAATCCGCCGATGAGTCCGACACAGAATTGCCTCCAAGAACCACACAGCGCATGGTCACACTGCCAACTGATGGGGAGAACAATGTGCCTAGACTCTTTGGCACACAGGTCTCGCAAGAAGAaagcgatgatgatgacggaGCATTTGGACGTGCCATACGAGAGCATCGTACCATGACAGAGTCACTGCGTCCAGTTGTTCAACTGGATCGTAACAGTGAGAGAGGCGCTGAGGCTTAGGATACCCATTAGCAAAGATGCTGCTCTTCATTTCCTTAGCAAAGACAGTATTTAACTTGTACATAATatgctatatatgtatatatccaaatatatatactatagtcaaatatatcaatataaaGTAGAAGATTGCCATATAATGTTGACtatgtttaaataaagttatcataaatatgtataaatgtattaaagaAAGCAAATGCGGTCAATCTCATGAAAAAGATAGAAGTTTTCTCAGGAGAAAGTTTTAATGATGTTAAGCAGTGTGTATTAGGATAATGGGTTGCCAAATGGttatcaaaccgaaacaaatataggttacggtttcggttgcCATCAAAATAGACAGTCctagggcaaaaaaaaattcttttggaatgagtttaaaaatatttgaatgcagaatgtacttagaggccaaatcataatcaaaatgacattctgcttgaaaatcggttcagttttattcaagttatgacagtttgaagttggtcagactgcggatttagccatttaacaagtccaaatttttgttcaatatcACATGAtttcttacaaaaaattaaaaggtctcagaatcaagtttaaagagttgttttatagtaattacgatgtaaggagttgatttaaagtgaaagcttgagatttaaaaaattgaattttcaaaatatcaaaggggggacccttaccaacgaaatcgaatcttggtcgaaaataattaaattttctgaatGAACAGAAactgaatacagaatgaatttagaggccaaatcatgatcaaaatgacattccgtttgaatatctattcagttttgatcaatttatgacagttggaagttggacaactttTTGACCTatcaactttaccacaaccgtaccggtacaaacgtttcggtattcggtactaaaaatgaaacggttagtttccgGTGTTATTTGCTGAATGTATCATTCTGCTTGTACTGATTGGTAAAATATGCCTATTTAACATAATAAACTAGGATTGACATACCTTTGCAGCTTGACCAGAGGAAAGTGTATGCACAGCTTCTGGTGGAACTCGGTGAATTCGCGATAGGAACGAAACAGATGTGTAGGATCTCGCTGTCCGTGGCGAGTCACTTGCAATATGTACATGTAATACTTCTCCATGCTGTAGTGCTTCTGGAATCGAACCACTTTAACGATCTTCAAGCGACCGTCCTGCTGCATACTGTAGACATAATAAAGCAATCATTTCTGATATATTCTTCTAGAGAATTTGAATGAAACTCACGTGTATTTGCGAGGCACAAAGGACAACAATTCGCCAGTTCCTTCGTCATTATTAAAGCGCATCTGCGCCAAATTgtgcaaaaagaaattaaactgAGTGAACCAACTCTTTAGCGAGGATTGTATCATCTTGGCGAATGTGGCTGCCGCTTCAGGATTCGACTGCGAGGGCAAGAGAGCACGACGCACATAGGTGACGGCATTGGAGTTGACGCCAGGCATACCCGCTGTGGCCATGTGAGCCAGGGTATGAAGCAGCAGATCCGCATTCTTGCGCACAATGTTAAAGGCACGACAGCAAAGatcaacaaaataatgaaaatcggttgagggCTTATCACCGCCATTTATTACATAAGCCATATCTGATGTGAGCACAAATGGAGTGCGATCtctgtataaataaaagataaattaataagCGATTAACATAAATGTTAAGAAAATGGAAGTGAAGCTGTTAAAAATCAAGCATGTTAATTAACAGTTGTAATCGCTATTTTAAGTAACATTTCTATGCTAACCTAAGAGCAACTGCTATGCTAAGTGAAAACCTATGTTAAATAACAGCTGTTATCCTAAGCAACTGTtgaaatgttaattaacaCTTGCTATTTTCAGGTATCAGTTATGTTAAGAAACAGCAGGAACACTTGCTATGAACTCACCTCTTGAAGTTGCCAAACATCTGAGCATCTCCGAGGAATTTACCAAAATCAATGTGAAACAAATGTCCAGAAGTCTTGAGCATAATGTTATCGTTGTGTCGATCACAGATGCCCAAAACATAGGTGGCAACGCTGTAGCCAGCGCAAGAGAGTGTGAAATTTCGAACAGCACTTTGATATTCCAATGGACTGGGATTCTGTTTGCCCAACCACTCGGCAATGGGTCGATCCTTGAATGAACCAGTCAGCCCACATTCCacttgaatttttcttaatgttTCCGCCTCAGAGACAAGCTCTATCATGCCGCTTTTGTAGCCAGTGGGCACACAATTAAAGGTAACCATTTTGAGATCCAGACGCTCCGCCAGCcacattttgttcatgatgcGTATCAGTTGAATGGTGAGCATGTCCTGCTGCAGATCGTCGCCACACTATCAAGGATATGATTAGATCATAATTAGAGTGGCAATTGATGCTATGTGGACTAACCTTAAATATCGCTGGAAGTGGCTCCGCATCGGGTCCCACGAAGGTGATCTTGAGAGGCAAAGTGTTGGAGTTGAAGTAGCTGCAGTTGCGCACATTGACGCCAGCCACCTCCAGCTCTGGGCCCAGGGGCAGACAAGTGGGCTCCTCTAACAGATCCTGATGCACCTGATCCATGCCCGCAACTAGACTCTTTTGTCGCATCGATTCTTTGGCTTCCTTAACTGATTCCGCTATCTTTGCCAGATTCTATGCAGCCAAAAGAGAGGACTTAATACAGGGAACGGATTTCTAATGGACATGACTACGCACCTGACACATACGATGCTGGTACATGAACCGCTTGAGCAGCTTCTCGCCACAGATGGCCATTAGAGCACGCAGCATCATCTTGTTGCGGCGATAGTAGCGTGCCTGTGTGATCTGAGACTTATCGTACTCCTGATCCACCACCGAGGCTCCAATCGAGTTGAGTGGATCATCGGGCAGACTGTGGACCAGCAACCAATACATGTAGTGCGCAAATCGAGGCGACTCCAGGCACTTGGACAACAGAAATCGCGCCATGGCGGAAGCCTCATAAGTGTCATGCTTCAGTGATTGCACAAGTTGGGGCAGAAAGTCAACTAGCTGATCATTGGGCATATGGGAGATCCACTCGACGGCCTTCTCACGCACCTTAGCGTCCGGATAGCGTGGGAGCAGCAGTTCCAGCGCCTGCAGAGGCGATAATGGTGTCCAGGAATGCAATAATGAGTGCAAATCAATCAGATTCGCGTAATCCCAACTGTGAGCTGCATGCAGAACCTTGGGCAGTGCATTGGGATAGTTTTGCAGATAGAGACGCTTCTCCCAGAACACTTCACGACGCTCCGTGGCACCTGAGTAGCCCAGCTCAGCAGTATCCAGCAGCTCCTCCTGCAGATTGGCATCCAGCGAGGCAAAGTCATAGCTGCATGAATGAATTATCAAAGAATAAGTGCATCACTGGTGCTTAATAGTTATAAATATCTTACTGCGGTGCCGGCTTGGGTGCCTCCTGATGCTCAGGGAATTCGATGCGTCCACCATACGGCGGAACTTCAATGCTCAACACCGGACAAAAATCAGAATGCGGATGACAGCCACGAGCTGGCGCCGGTCCCAGCATTTTGTCTGTGGTCGGCGGCCACACAGATAGCAGATAAGGGCCACAGATCATGGTGCGCTTAAAGTCAAACAGTTGGATGGAACACCAGCCGAGCTCAGTGGTCACCTGTCGCCTCTCTCCGTTCGGCTCCGTATTCTGTTCATTCTCGCTGGCCGCCTGCTTACCATAAAGCACAAAGGTGAGACGTGCTTCCCGAGGCAGCGTGCAAATTGGATGCTGCTCGAAGGTCAACCACGCACTGAAGTTTAAACGGGGAAAGAGACCGCCGCTGGTGTCATTGGAGCAGTTCAGCACATGGGGCTTGGACAACAGACGCGTGCCATAGACGAGCTGCACGCAGAGAGAATAATCCTCATACTTCCAGTTGGGCTGTGGCCTGTGCAAACAGTTGATGCTTACAACAATAGGCTTGGAGACACAGGAGATGGGTATGGGTGCTGTTAAGAAAAGATTCATTGAATATTAGCCCGGTATAgacacaaattacaaattcacTTACTGGTGGAATAGTCCGGCGTCTTCACCGAGAAGGCAACGCGAAATACATTGGCATAGAGTTCAACAAGCTCCTGGACAGCATCACGCAGTCTATTGCACTTTAGTTTGATCTGCTCTAGCATAGAACGTGGTCGCAGCGTCACCTGCGCATATTCACCATAGTCGCTGATGATTTCCGGATTATTAGCACCGGCTAGAGGCGCATACTTGGACTGTGCCTCCTCGCAGACGCGCTTTAGATCGGCAATACAACGGGCTATCTCCAGTGTATCAATCGAGCCGAGTAGGGCACAAATGGCTTTCACAGCCTGGACGACTCCCGAACAACTGACAACGCTGCTTCGACCCGTTGGAACGCCATCTACAGCTGATTCCAGTTTATCAATCTCCATTTCAAGCGTTTCGATCAGTATCATCATGCTGTCGTAGGTGACAATGGGTACCACTTCATTGGGCAACACCTGCTCCGGCAGCAGATCCCCATCATGGGCATCGTCCTGTGCTGTGCGGGCAATGGACTGCATATTTGCCGAATTGCTCACACATAGTCCCAAATGCACATCCTTCTCCAGCTGAAAACTGTTGTGCACACACTCCAACTGACTCAGCTTCGATGTGGGCGCCAACCATTCCAGCAAACCAATGGGCTGTCGAAGAGAattgatatattaaaaagtatagtaatgaatatgaaattgtaAACTGAATACGAACCTTGACTGCAAAATCTGTGACGGTACCCTTCACCTGGCCCTCCAGCGAGGCCAAAGCTTGAGCCACCACCTGCGCCACCACGGAGTCAACTACAGGAAAAGATCAGAGATTGATGCCACCTATAGTTCGAGTTATTGCTGAGTCAACTTACTGTCGCAGGTGAAGGTCACAGGTGTGCCGTAGCCCTTGAACTGCTCGCCGGCCAAAGAACTGGATATGGCATGCGACTGCAGGGTATTTACAGCCGGGTGTACAATAACCTTAATGCTGGTGTCCATCATATAATGATAATTGAACTCGGCGGCAATGATGTGACCCACATTTGTGGCTTGATCATCATGACGATAACTGCTACGCAGATCTCGTACCATGTGATAAAACTCCAAGAGTTCGCAATCATCCGATCTCTGTTCACTGATCAACTCGTAGAGTCTTGTACAGGTTTTCCGGCGATCCAGCACCACTTGAGCTGGTATGCTGTTGGTGTAGCTGTCCGTGAAGGGAGATGCCTGCTGATGTGGCTTTGATGTGGAGGCACTGCTGACAGCCGTTTCATAAAGCTGCTGATTCCGCGGCGGCAGCGGAGGAGGCGGTGACACAGAGCCAGAAGTGGAGCCACCTATTGCACCTGCACTTGTACCCGATCCCGATCCTGTTGCTTGTGGTGTGGGCGATGCTGAGTGGGAATGCGTGGGTTGATTTAGATAATCCGTTCGCCAGCCAATGGAACTGACACTGACGCTACCGCTGCCACTATTTGTGGCATTCTTGTCCCACCTGTTGACCGCCTCGTACATGGGATCCGAATACTGTGTGCCATTGTCGCCGCTGTACAGAAAATCAAATGGATCGTACTCCGCATAGTACGAGGTGCAATCGGAGGCGTCGTCGTTGCCTGCAAGTAACGAGTGCATCATTCAATCAGCGAATTAATCACACAAAGAAACGAATCAATCGAGAAACGATTCACATATCAAACAGTTATGCAAATGCCGCACGATCGAGCCGATCGCAGTTTGAGGGGATTCAAGCGTGTAGCCACAAATAAAGACGTCACCCCAAAGGCAGACGTATTCAACACTGCGAGAGTGTGAGAAAGACTACAAATCATGCTGAGAACAAATCGCAAATCTATGCTAACAAATCCATTCTGTAGCAAAgacgtctctctctctctctttctgtcacTATCCTCCTAATGGCCAATTGAACGCCAACGCGATGCGACACCtacactatattatatatgcatacatatataaatataactcaGAGAGTGTATACGTCGTCTTTGTGACCTTTCCTTCGCATCTGCTCAGCATCTGTTATAACTCATACTCCAATGGcataaatctatttattttattttcctatCGGATCTATTATCAATATCTTCTAACTGTATTTCAATATGTCTTCTGTATAAAGTAGAAACTGTCTACTAACTTGTCTTATCATAATATGTAGACaatctatttataaaaatttattatagaaagcttaaaatataaaatatagaaaacatAATTTACTAAGTGTAGATTGCATTTATAAGAATACAGAACAGTGAAGAAATTACGATAACTCCGCGAGAATTCTGTTAAAGCTCGACTAACAccgatttatttatagatattagggacaaagcaaacagaaattctatatatacatacatatgttaatATCTCtacaatttcaaaatgttaagATCAGAAATCTCATTATCTAAAACATGTTAAGTCTTGGACAAGAACTACTGATGATGAGTTTAGTATACAACATCGTGgatgaaaaaatgtttaataaaacaacataaaattggTATTGTTCATTCTCAgacataatttattatattggtCTCAACGTTATACAAGTTTGTattaaacatatgtatgtatatattaaaaatattatttatgtatgtatatataaatgtgtatgttTTTATGTATGGACCGGCAAATCACAATTTGGTTCATTGTAATactctcaaaaaataatacaaaattcaatttgatttagcAATTgtaaaaaccaaatgaaattggACAAAGATGTCAAATTcgttatgaaatttaaataaaacaaaactaatgtagttaaatttttgtggTCATCTGTAGGCCATCAGTTGATCAAAActctttaattatttgaactctgtatatatatgtatatatatattttgctcAGCTGCAGTCGTGGAAGGCACGGATATGAATATttcgtaaatatttatatgtgtcgatgtgtgtgttgtgtgtgtgtgtgttgtgagtGGTGCAAGTGGGTGGTTCTATTAACATATGCATGGCATGTatctttgtttttgcatttgtatcCACACCAAAAACCCTGAGCCCATTTTGCCGTTAGCTGGTGACGTATTTTTATCCGTCAACTGACATTTCTTAttcgttatttttgttttgttgttggtggttgttgttgttgttgtgggtggTGTGTTAAGTGGTTGCAGTTTTGGTAGTAGTACTTTAGTATGGATAGTAGTAGTAGAagtattcattaaaatgtattacttTTGTGACACTGCAAGATAGAGAAACAGAAAGTAATAGtttaacatgttttttttatattttcttttttgttgtcaaCCCAATCTATATTAtatgtaaacaacaacaacaacagcagtttcGAACAGTAACAGctgttaatttgatttatttgtggTGGAAAATTTTGAGAGTAACATAGGCAAACCGAAACTTAATTACCCTGATTAAAAAgcgaaataaattgtaatttttaatgcttacTGTAGAACAAGAGATCCTACTATGCcttaacctatatttgtttaataattaaaaaaggatACTAATATTacaagaaataacaacaaattaggACTAATAATAATGGTAAATATTAAGAAGTCAATCGGAATAACATTGAATTCCCATTTTTTCAGTTCAAAAATACATTCAAAATGTATCAATTCatattttacagggtatacaacgCCACGAAACTAAAgcgaaagaagaaaataaattaaagaatgcaaaaaaatcttaagtaATGCACTAAtcgtattaaaaataaattttcctaCAGATAGCTTGTCTATAGATGCTGTTTTAGAGAATATActaatcaattttattgttctGTCATCATTTGCACCTATACAATACTTggaattttaatacaatatcaTCAGTACTATCCATGGGGTGACGGAACAAGCTCTCTAACCGCTTTATAAAGAACAATTTGCATTGAACAAGTTTATTAGAATAGATAATGACCCATAGCTTACCAGAGTTCTCGTTGAGCAGGGGATCAAATGCCTCCAAGACACTCACACGGGAACTGCAATAGAGAAATTGTGAATTAATGGTCTGAaggtaaaagtaaaaataagaTAATGCATACTAATCGTCCTGGTTTAGATCGATCAAATCGTTGCCAGTGCGTGGAGGCGGCTGCTGCTGGCCTCCAACAGAGGGGACACTGCCAAcggggggcgtggcacgtCGCACATTGAAGCCGGGAGCAACACTTGGAGCAGGTGTTGCTGCAGCGGAATGTGAAGCTTGATGACTCAATGGGCTGCTTCTGTTGGACACAGCAGTTGATGATGATAATCCTGTTGCTGATCCTGTCACAGGTGTACTGTGAGGTCGGGCGAAGTCCACGTGCGTAGTGCCACCATTATTTGGTGCATAGCCAGCGAAGCCATAGCCAAAGCCATGCGACGGATACTGAGGTGGCATATAGGCAGCTGAGCCGGGAACAACTGGAGCTGAGAACGT
This genomic interval carries:
- the LOC117787814 gene encoding uncharacterized protein LOC117787814 gives rise to the protein MAQLTSVGQGQLATFGPLLATAMVLVSLVLALLGIKFWGFRRRLTFDRAPASQQPQQQSQSQQTPRYAAYESQVNGTDNAVHGVFRQRNTDEFESIRPTNSAASKYLTGSVPNLTLASLAPREPKEVPTIPELSGTVPYRNGPEPQAAQRRRREVHSANYEYYATPPTRQPPAPPGAADAPAAPPAPLTAAESAVEQLDIPNFDHFAEKYELISAKPAEHGVPRESQLVHKENGRYVKYERVDDVPELLTPDDDQAGASISVAAMVHHIPKDSQQDLQLKSQMTIEEEPQLEPKTIRNIELNNQLLPLEHTDSAFVVEIIAGTPDAIEQTEPVIAPKLFDDLEVTSHHLDAEFELKRSSYEMNEADILDIQPDFSGLQPIEPAPSSPPGFGKSIDEDWENFENLDHVTDLPEPNWSVHPALLESPLEAESETNLELENVVQQETLFQQLELMEPTSEVPQSEPPPYEARLPPPPILPDYESLMQQEKSKTQRNLPRYADVVGQDRANNTKYVSSIEDLFGELQVNGETLTGNSTHVSNFEELCEELEIVPSPVPARRAPQPAPRVSKPTTLNARGDAPPLTCYEPEELPNSSSSEEEAVGPAPQTQPQPQPLPAKRQRHVRFDVENLQYYQSAEVPSSNESEVDFQSADESDTELPPRTTQRMVTLPTDGENNVPRLFGTQVSQEESDDDDGAFGRAIREHRTMTESLRPVVQLDRNSERGAEA
- the LOC117787813 gene encoding phosphatidylinositol 4-phosphate 3-kinase C2 domain-containing subunit beta, translating into MSNQAQVDYDRQFQEDLAKATALSLEQQALDDYRRNKKYGTSSYQGGTADYYAQQQQQHQHHQHQRSFNVTQRRHSEVHQVAASLASVERSRTPPAHTGNGNGNGDSDLICFASPTGKQPAQESGSTFERLIEDLQRMQTHNPQSALVPVGPVAAATSAPVHYPAQPTYGSVAGGVGMQLVPYQATTQQPQQRPLNPEELQRLYSMPNQLALQPVAPVQPAGFVYYPTFSAPVVPGSAAYMPPQYPSHGFGYGFAGYAPNNGGTTHVDFARPHSTPVTGSATGLSSSTAVSNRSSPLSHQASHSAAATPAPSVAPGFNVRRATPPVGSVPSVGGQQQPPPRTGNDLIDLNQDDYSRVSVLEAFDPLLNENSGNDDASDCTSYYAEYDPFDFLYSGDNGTQYSDPMYEAVNRWDKNATNSGSGSVSVSSIGWRTDYLNQPTHSHSASPTPQATGSGSGTSAGAIGGSTSGSVSPPPPLPPRNQQLYETAVSSASTSKPHQQASPFTDSYTNSIPAQVVLDRRKTCTRLYELISEQRSDDCELLEFYHMVRDLRSSYRHDDQATNVGHIIAAEFNYHYMMDTSIKVIVHPAVNTLQSHAISSSLAGEQFKGYGTPVTFTCDIDSVVAQVVAQALASLEGQVKGTVTDFAVKPIGLLEWLAPTSKLSQLECVHNSFQLEKDVHLGLCVSNSANMQSIARTAQDDAHDGDLLPEQVLPNEVVPIVTYDSMMILIETLEMEIDKLESAVDGVPTGRSSVVSCSGVVQAVKAICALLGSIDTLEIARCIADLKRVCEEAQSKYAPLAGANNPEIISDYGEYAQVTLRPRSMLEQIKLKCNRLRDAVQELVELYANVFRVAFSVKTPDYSTTPIPISCVSKPIVVSINCLHRPQPNWKYEDYSLCVQLVYGTRLLSKPHVLNCSNDTSGGLFPRLNFSAWLTFEQHPICTLPREARLTFVLYGKQAASENEQNTEPNGERRQVTTELGWCSIQLFDFKRTMICGPYLLSVWPPTTDKMLGPAPARGCHPHSDFCPVLSIEVPPYGGRIEFPEHQEAPKPAPHYDFASLDANLQEELLDTAELGYSGATERREVFWEKRLYLQNYPNALPKVLHAAHSWDYANLIDLHSLLHSWTPLSPLQALELLLPRYPDAKVREKAVEWISHMPNDQLVDFLPQLVQSLKHDTYEASAMARFLLSKCLESPRFAHYMYWLLVHSLPDDPLNSIGASVVDQEYDKSQITQARYYRRNKMMLRALMAICGEKLLKRFMYQHRMCQNLAKIAESVKEAKESMRQKSLVAGMDQVHQDLLEEPTCLPLGPELEVAGVNVRNCSYFNSNTLPLKITFVGPDAEPLPAIFKCGDDLQQDMLTIQLIRIMNKMWLAERLDLKMVTFNCVPTGYKSGMIELVSEAETLRKIQVECGLTGSFKDRPIAEWLGKQNPSPLEYQSAVRNFTLSCAGYSVATYVLGICDRHNDNIMLKTSGHLFHIDFGKFLGDAQMFGNFKRDRTPFVLTSDMAYVINGGDKPSTDFHYFVDLCCRAFNIVRKNADLLLHTLAHMATAGMPGVNSNAVTYVRRALLPSQSNPEAAATFAKMIQSSLKSWFTQFNFFLHNLAQMRFNNDEGTGELLSFVPRKYTMQQDGRLKIVKVVRFQKHYSMEKYYMYILQVTRHGQRDPTHLFRSYREFTEFHQKLCIHFPLVKLQSLPAGVHVGRSNIKSVAEKRLPLIQGFLKSLFNAAEEIAHSDLVYTFFHPLLRDQQEAKLEMPKIKEVKRQPSRDNPNEIGQIRLSLQYQRGVLTVMIHHAKGLPMLQGGQEPNTYVKCYLKPDPSKATKRKTKVVRKTCVPSFMETLEYRMPLDVVQQRRLQVTVWSHDTLQENELLGGFELDLSKHDLRQELVDWHRLVSVPRN